TATGCTACATTGTGTTTCTCAGATCCTGCAACTGGGCAACCGCATGCTGTATAATCTGCTTAAGCCTCTCGACTTGCCTGCTGTTTTCGTCGCCCATTGCTTCTAAGTTGTTAATTCTTTCTCCAAGCCTTTTACGGGCTCCATCTATGGTCAGCTTTTCATTATAAAGCAACTGCTTGATTTGCTTAACTACTTCAAGATCTTCCTTGGAGTAGAGTCTCTGTCCGCTTTTGCTTTTCTTAGGATTTAAATCGGTGAACGCGGTCTCCCAAAAACGCAGCACAGAGGGCCTCAAGGCTGTTAGTTCCGAAATCTCTCCGATTTTGTAGAATAGCTTGTCCCGAATTGAAGCATCCCTGAAGAGAACTACTGATTATTGATGGCGGCTTTAAGAACCTGACTCGGCTTGAAAGTGAGAATCTTCCTTGCAGAGATGGTAATTTCTTCCCCGGTCTGGGGATTTCTACCCCGGCGGTCTGCCTTTTCCTTGACGACGAAATTACCGAATCCAGCGATTTTGATTTTATCGCCCTCTTCAAGGGTGCTTTTTATAAGATCAAAGACAGTCTCGACGAGTTCTGCCGATTCTTTTTTTGAAAAACCAACCTTTTCGTAAATCCTTTCAACAATATCAGCTTTCGTCATAAACCCCTCAACTAAATCAGTAATTCGGTGGGCAGCCAAGTTCGACAGCGCGTTGGTTTATATCACAGGGGGAATCCATAATCAACCCATTTTTAGCGAATGGAGGCATTTAATTTTTGCTGCAGCATCTGAATAACCTGCTGGTGAACGGGATTGACTTCCTCATCCGTGAGCGTTTTTTCCTTGGAGCTGTAGCGGACCCTTATGGCGATGCTCTTCTGTCCTGCCGGGATATTACTCCCCTTGTACAGGTCAAAGATCTCTATCTGGGCAATCTCTGCAGCCTTAACTTTCCTGGCGCAATTGACGACAGCTTCAGCCGAGACATCATCGTCGACAAGCAATGCAATATCCCGGTAAGTATCAGGGAAACGCGAGGGCGCGGAGACGCTATGGTCCTCCCTGCGGCACTCAACCAATTTTTCGAAGTTTAACTCAAAATAGAAGAGCGGTTTTTCAAGACCGTATGCTTCCTGAACGGTAGGATGCAACTCCCCCAAGGAGCCGATCACATCACCGTTGCAGATTATAAAGGCGGATTTTCCAGGGTGATAGAACGGCTCAGGTTCCCTTACTTCAAAGGAATAGCCGGATACGTCCAAGGCGGCAAAAATATTTTCCAGGATGCCTTTGACATCGTAAAAATCGACCTCTGTCTTTGCCTGGTTCCAGCCTTCAGCACTGCGCAATCCTGTCAACAGACCGGCAACGAACGGAGGTTCCTCGGGCATCTCGTCTGCATGCCTTGGCAGGTATATGCGCCGCATCTCAAAGATGCGCTGGTTCAGGATGCGGAAGCTGGCATTTCTTGCCGCCGTTTCAAGCAGCCCAGGGAGCAGCGTTGTACGCATTATGGACTGCTCGTCAGACAGTGGGTTGAGAAGCTGAATTGTGTTGCGCCGGTAGTCATCTCCCGCAAGGAGTATCTTGTCATAGGCATCGGGGGCAAAAAAGCTGTAGTTGATGACCTCGCTCAAACCCTGACAAACAAGCAGATCTTTAACCGTTTTTGCACTGGTCAAATAGGATGACTTTGTTTCGGAAAAAATCCTTGCCTGTGGCATTGTCACCGGAATATTCTCGAAACCATGCAGCCTGGCAACTTCTTCAACCAGGTCGATCTCCCGCTCGATATCCACACGGTAAGAAGGTACAGTCACCTCCATAATCCCCTGATCACACTTCGTCACCGTGAATTCAAGCCTTTCGAATAGTTCCTTGATATCAGCTGCCGAAAGTTTAATACCGAGCACCTGGTTGACCCGATCGACACGGACCGGTACCTGCCTTTCCGGAACAGGCTGAGGGTACGCATCGACAACCCCCTTGGCAAGAGTTCCGCCGGCTAGTTCGACAATCAGGGAAGCTGCACGATCAAGGGCAATAGGCAGAATGTTCACATCGGTGCCGCGCTCGAATCGATGTGAGGATTCGGTATGAAGCCCCAGACGCTTTGATGTGCGGCGAATGGCCGAAGGATTGAAGTAGGCGCTCTCTATCAGAATATCGGTGGTGTCATCAGCTATTTCCGAATTCTTTCCTCCCATGATCCCGGCCAACGCAACGGCCCTGTCTCCATCGCAGATGGTCAGATCCGAGGACTGAAGGGTTCGTACCTGGCCATCAAGTGTGTCAAACTTCTCCCCCTCTGCTGCCTGCCTGACAACGATTTTTCCTTTTGACAGGAACTTGAAGTCGAAAGCATGCAGCGGATGCCCATATTCCATCAACACGTAGTTGGTGATGTCCACCACGTTGTTGATGGATCGCTGCCCGACGGCTTTCAGTCTGTTTACCATCCACTGGGGGGAAGGTCCGATTTTACTGCCTGAAACATAGCGCGCTGTGTAGCGTGGGCAGAGCTCAGGCGCCTCAATCGTTACCGAGGTGATGTCGGTCACGGCAGTTGCACCTTCCACAGGCCGAAGTTCCGGGTATTTCACCTTTTTCCCAAGTTTGGCGGCAACTTCCCTGGCAATGCCGATGATGCTGAGACAATCGGCCCGATTCGGGGTAAGGCCGATTTCAAAGATGGTATCCTTCAGACCGAGGGCTGAAAACACAGGCATGCCGAGCTGCAGATCCGCTGACAGAATCATGATGCCCGCCGACTCTTCGGCGAGACCAAGCTCTTTTTCGGAACAGAGCATGCCGCAGGATTCTTCGCCTCTTATCTTCGAGCGCTTGATCTTGAATTCACCGGGGAGAACAGCGCCGATCTGGGCCAGGGCAACCTTGTCACCCGCCTTGAAGTTCTGGGCGCCGCAGACAATGGTCAATATTTCGGCCCCGTTATTGACCTTGCACAATGACAGCTTGTCCGCGTTGGGATGCTGGTTTTTCTCCAGAACCTGGGCGACGACAACATCGTCCATCCCTGCGCCCACCGTTTCGACGCGCTCAACCTCCAGGCCGAGCATGGTAAGAAGGTCGGAAAGTTCTGCCACGGGCAAATCGCAATCGACAAATTCTCTGAGCCAATTATAGGTAACTATCATATTCTCACACTTTAAGATTTATTGAGAAACTAGAACTGCTTGAGGAACCGCAGGTCATTTTCGAACAACAGCCGCATGTCGCTGATACCGTACTTGAGCATGGCAATACGCTCGATCCCCATACCGAAGGCAAAACCGGTATATGCTTCAGCATCGTAATTGACATGCCGATAGACCTCGGGATCAACCATACCAGCACCGAGGATTTCCAGCCAGCCGGTGTTCTTGCATACCCTGCACCCCTTGCCCTTGCAGATGACACAGGCTATGTCAACCTCGGCACTGGGCTCCGTAAACGGGAAAAAACTGGGCCGCAGTCTTACCCCGGTATCCTTGCCGAACAGCTGGTTGATGAAGTTGGTCAGGATGCCTTTCAGATCGCCGAAGGTTATCCCCTTGTCGACCATCAGTCCTTCTATCTGGTGGAACATGGGTGAATGGGTGGCATCAGAGTCGCAACGGTAAACGGTGCCAGGGGCGATGATCCGCACCGGAGGCGGTTGCTTGAGCATGGTGCGTACCTGAACTGGGGACGTATGGGTTCGAAGCAGCAAGGTATCGCTGATGAAAAAGGTATCCTGCATATCACGGGCAGGGTGATCTTTGGGAAAGTTCAGGGCTTCGAAGTTGTAGAAATCATGCTCTATTTCTGGTCCTTCTGCGACCAGAAAGCCGAGTCCCGCAAAAATATCGGAGATTTCTTCAGTGATGAGGGTAATGGGATGCCTGGTGCCGACGGGGAGTCTTCTGCCGGGAAGTGTTACGTCCACGCGCTCCGAGCGAAGCTTTTCAGCCTTGCCGGCCTCTCGTATCTGCAATGCCGCAGCATCGATTCTTGTTTCGAGCTCAGTCTTGACCTTGTTAACAATCTGTCCGATAAGCGGACGTTCCTCGGAAGAAAGACTGCCAAGTCCCTTCATGACCGCTGTCAGCTCACCCTTCTTGCCGAGATATTTTACCCGCAGGTCCTGTAAAGAATCTTCGGTTGCAACATGCGCAAGCTCTGCTGTGGCTGCCGACAAAAGTGCCTCTAGTTTTTCCCTCATAGCATTACCTTGTATAAAAAAAGAAATGAGATGACTTCATCCCATTTCTTTTTTGAAAGTGTTTATTTTATGTGCTAAGCGTTGGCCTTGGCCAGCGAAACAATCTCGGCAAAGCCACGTGGGTCGGATACAGCCAGATCGGCCATTACTTTCCGATCGACCTCCACCTTGGCCTGTTTAAGACCATGGATAAGTTTGCTGTAGGAAATTCCGTTTATCCGAGCCGCTGCATTGATCCTGGTGATCCAGAGTGCGCGGAAGTCCCTTTTCTTGACGCGCCGGTCGCGAAAGGCATAATTCAATGCCCGGTCCACCGCTTCGGTCGCACTCCTGAAAAGTTTACTCCTGGCGCCCCGGTAGCCTTTGGCCAGCTTTAACACTTTGTTCCTTCTCTGTCTCGCTTTAAAACCTCTTTTAACGCGTGGCATACATACTCCTTTTGTTGTTTATTTGCCGGATCCGCAAGGGGAGACGTTTCCTCACGGTTCACGGACTTAAATCGGTCGGCAGGCGATGGACGGTGGTCGCCGGTGTTTTTAAACTATCAACCGCCGACAGCCGACCAGCGACCGCCTTATTACATGTAAGGGATCAGCTTGGCGATATTCTTGTGATCGACAGCCTCGACGATAGCGCCTTTGCGCAGGTTACGCTTGTTTTTCCTGGTTTTGGAGGTAAGAATATGGCTGGTGAATGCATGACTTCTCTTGATCTTACCTGTTCCGGTCTTGCTGAAGCGTTTGGCAGCGCCTCTGTGGGTCTTGATTTTAGGCATGGTCCTTCTCCTTATTTTCCTTTATTTCGTTTTCGTCTTAGGGGCGACAATGATGAACATGCTGCGCCCTTCCATTTTCTGTTTTACCTCTACGATTCCTATATCCTGCAATTCGGAAGCAAAGTTGTCCAGGGCACTCATGCCCAGTTCCTGGTGGGTAATCTCCCTTCCTCGGAACACGACGGTAATCTTGGCTTTATTGCCCTCTTCGAGAAATCTCCGAACATGTTTTATCTTGAACTGCAGGTCATGTTCATCGGTCTTTGGTCTTAATTTGACCTCTTTCAATTGAACCTGAACCTGCTTTTTCTTGGCTTCCTGCAGTTTTTTGCTCTGCTGATACTTGAATTTGCCGTAATCCATGATCCGGCAAACAGGTGGCACGGCAGTAGGTGAGACTTCAACCAGATCCAGCTGCTGGCTCTCGGCCAGAGCCAATGCTTCACGGAGTGGCAGGATACCAAGCTGCTCGCTCTCAGCCCCCACAACGCGAACTTCTTTTGCCCTTATTGCCTGATTGATGTTGACTGTCGGTTTAGCTATGACGCCACCTCCTCAATGAAAGCCTTTGACTTCCTTTTCTATAAATTCAATGAAATCACTACACTTCATGCTGTCAAGATTCTTGCCGTCCCGGAATCTTGGAGTAACCATGCCCGCTTCGACTTCTTTATCACCAATAACCAACATATAGGGTATTTTCTGCAGTTGAGCTTCACGAATCTTGAAGCCAAGTTTCTCGTTGCGAAAATCCTGCTGAACCCTGAGGCCAGCTGCACGTAACTCTGCATACACCTGCTGGGCAAAGGACAGTTGATTGTCGGTAACTGTAAGCACAACCACCTGGACGGGGGAAAGCCAGACAGGAAAACTGCCGGCAAAGTGCTCGATCAACACGCCGATAAAGCGCTCGATGGAGCCGAGAATTACCCGATGCACCATGACAGGGCGCTTCTTTTCACCATCTGCGTCGATGTAAGTCAGATCAAAGCGCTCTGGGAGCGTAAAATCGCACTGGATTGTAGCACACTGCCACCTTCTGTCAAGGGAGTCGCGCAACTTGATGTCGATTTTAGGGCCATAGAACGCACCGTCGCCCTCGTTGATCTCGAAAGGACGCCCGGAATCCTTCAGCGCGCCGAGCAGAGCATTGGTGGCACGATCCCAGTCCTCATCAGACCCAATGGATTTCTCCGGACGGGTGGAAAGCTCCATCTCGAACTCGAAACCGAAAACTCCCATCACATCCTGCACAAAGGAGATGACCCCCTTGATCTCGCTATCCAGCTGTTCCGGGGTGCAGAGTATATGGGCGTCGTCCTGGGTGAAGCAACGGACCCGCAGAAGGCCGTGCAGAACGCCGGCTCTTTCATGGCGATGGACTGTTCCCAGCTCGAAAAGCCTCAGGGGAAGGTCACGGTAGCTGCGGAGGCGGGACTTGTAGATCATCATGTGGGAGAGACAGTTCATCGGCTTGATGCCGAAGGATTGCTCATCCACCTCGGTGAAATACATGTTCTCGCGATAGTTGTCGTAATGGCCGGAACGCTGCCACAGGTCGGTCTTCAGAATCTGCGGCCCGACAACGATATCGTAGTCCCGCTTCAGGTGTTCCCTGCGCTCGAAGTCCTCGATGATCGTCCTGAGCATGGCCCCCTTGGGATGCCAAATGACCAGACCGGCCCCGACCTCGTCGGAAAACGAGAAAAGATCCAGCTCCTTGCCCAGCTTCCGGTGATCGCGCCGTTTCGCCTCTTCTATGCGTGCCAGATAAGCATCAAGCTCTTTTTTGTCGGTAAAAGCTGTTCCGTAAACCCTCTGCAACATCTTGCGCTTTTCATCGCCTCGCCAATAAGCACCGGCGATTGAAGTAAGTTTGAAGGCTTTGATATGAGAGGTGGAAGGAAGATGCGGTCCCCGACAGAGGTCGACAAAATCACCCTGCCGGTAAAGGGAAACAGTTGCAGCACCCAAATCCTCAATAAGTTCGACCTTGTAGCTCTCGCCCAGATCACCGAACAACCGAATGGCATCAGCGCCCGAAAGGACCTGACGTTCAATCTTCAGGTTGGCCTTGGCCAGCTCCTGCATCTTGTTTTCTATTTTTTCCAGGTCTTCGGGAGTAAAGGGGTGATCCACGTCGAAATCGTAATAAAAGCCGGTCTCGATGGCAGGCCCGATGGTTACTTTTGCCTCTGGAAAAAGAGCCTTAACCGCCTGAGCCATAAGGTGAGACGTGGAATGCCTGATAATCTCCAACGCCTCGGGACTCTTCTCGGTAATTATTTCAACTTTGGAACCATCCGGCAACACCGTTGCGAGGTCGACCAGATCACCATCTATCCTGCCGGCAATGGCAGCCTTGGCAAGACCGGTGCCGATAGAAGCAGCGAGATCATAGACCGACGCTCCTCTAGGAAGTGTTCTTTCAGAACCATCCGGCAGCTTTACTGTAATCTCGCCCATAACAGACCCCTTAACAGAAAGAGGCATCGAATCTCGATGCCTCCGTAGACCTCAGACCGGCAGGTTGTTTCAATGGTAGGCGCGGGCGGTTTCGAACCGCCGACCCCTAGCGTGTCGAGCTAGTGCTCTACCCCTGAGCTACGCGCCTGCTTGAAAACAGACCGTATTTTTAACAGGACATTCAGATGATGTCAAGGAATTTATTTGATATCTTTCTTTACCCGCCCTTGAGATTGCGGCCTCTCCAGACGCAGCAAAGGTGGATCCCAAATCAAAATGAACCCTTCGGCCATTTGAGGCAATGAGTGGATATAGTGGGGAACAATATCCGAAAGACTACGAGGATCATGCCCTCGCTCCTTTCGATACAAGTCCAAAGCTGACTGAACCTTCAGCGCATTATTGAAATTTTCAATTCCGCGGCGATAGCGCTTTTTCAGATATTCATCCTTTTCTATAGCTAGCATTACCTGAAGCATATTTCGCCCTGCGACCAAATTACCACCACGTCCCATAAGCATTCCGGCCATATGACCAAACCAGGGGAGGGCGTCGGGACGTTTCGACAAAGCATAGAACTCCTCAGCAGCCTTGGCATAGTCTGACATGTAATAGTAATAGTTAACAGCCTTGAAGAAACCTAGATACATGACATCCGGCTTAGTGGCAATACCGCGATCAAGTATTTTATTGGCACGCTCAGCATAATCGGCGGAAATCGGAGCAAGAAAAGACTCGCAGTAATGATAAGGATCAATAAAATCAGGATATAACTCTGTCATCACATCGAAATTCTGAGCCATGCTGTCGGCATAGCTCATTTTATCAACGCCTTTAAGAGGCCCCCCGGTAAAAACGGCAATTTTAACAAAAAGACCGAATGCTGCCAGTTGCTGGGCATAACCGGTGGCAACCTTCAGTACTGGAGCTGGTGGAGCAGGCGAAAGATAACTGTCGATCCATTCGCCTTTGCCCTTTTGCAGGCTCCACACCACCAGATAAAGCATCAGCAAAATGGTTGCAACAACGCGTTTCATTTCAGATCCCGCCGATTATAGATACCAGCAGCAAACGTCAGCACTAGAGCACAATACAAAATAACGTAGGCAAGATTTAGTGACAAGGTTGAAGCGGGGGGCCATTTACCTGCGGCGACTATAAGCCCTTTGTAGTCGAATCGGGAAAAATTTGGGAAGATCATGGTTAATCCGATCAAAAGCTTGCGGATCAACTGCGAGTCACCCTTAAAAAATTCAATGGCTACTGGAAGACCGTTACAGATGAGATAATAAGAAAGCGTGACCAGCAAAACAGTAAAACTGCCGCGTATCAACCCCGAAATAAGAACGATCGCACTAAGGGCCATTGCTTCGATACTGAGAACACCGCACCAGGACAGCACGTATTCAGCCCCGCCAAGGCGAGCGAAATATGCTTTACCAACCCAGGATTTTATCAGTACCAGCACGCCATAACCAGTCAGGCTGAGAAGAACGTTTAGCAGCAACAGGAGAAATAGAAGACCAATAAAAACACCGATAACGTATTCCGTACGGGAAATTGGATGGGCGAGCAAGGTATGAATGACTCGTCTGTCCTCTCCCCACCCCATCACCTGCACCGCGTGAAAGAAAAGGAAAAGCATTCCGGCACACCATCCAGTGATCACAACAAAGTCCGTTGTAACTCGGCCGATATCCCGTGGTACAAAGGCAAAGAAAAAAAGGCCGCTCACCTCTATGCCCAAGGCAAGCAGGACTAAGCCCAAGAGTGCGTTGCGTCGCAGTCCATCAACCAATATGAGTCGAGAAAGTGCAAAAATCCTTTTGAATATCGTTCTCATGATTGTGTCACCTCTATGGCGTGAAGAAAACCGTCTACTATAGAGGTTGTCCCAAAGGCCATTGACAGTTCCGAAGGCGTGCCTTCAAAACGTTTCTCACCTTTGTGAAGTATTAGCAGTCGATCTGCCAGTCGATCCACGTCCTCAAGTATATGGGTACAAAAGAGTATCGTCTTGCCTTGACCTTTGAGGTCCTGGATTAATCTGCCGATGCTCGCCCGACCTATCGGGTCAAGGCCGCTCATGGGTTCATCAAGGATAAGCAGGGAGGGATCATGAACCAACGCCAGCACAAAGCTGGCACGCTGCTGCATTCCCTTAGAATAGGTACGGATGGGACGTTTGCGCGCATCCCATAGTTCCAGCGCCCTGAGCCATCTTTCGGATTGCTCTGCGAGAACGGTTTTCGGCAGGTCATGAGCAGCACCGACAAAACGAAGCATATCGAGGATTGTCAAACTGGCAGGGAAGCTAGCGATCTCAGGAAGATAACCAATATCGTGACGCAGCGAACTCTTATCAGGCGAGCGGCCATTCAGTGTGATTACGCCCTGGGATGGGCGTATAAAATCCATGATCAAGCGGATGCAGGTACTCTTGCCTGCGCCGTTGGCACCGATGAGCCCTAGGGTTTCTCCCTGTCGGACGGAAAAAGTAACGCCCCGCAGTGCAGGCTGGGAAACTGAACCCAGTTCTCGTTCATAGGTCTTCCAGACCTCGACGAAGGAAATACTATCAACCATGAAATTCCCCACATCTTATCTCTTGATTTTTTACTAAAAAACAGGACGTCGGCCAATCGCCGACGCCCTGTTTTTTTTCAAGTTACATAGTGATTATTATTTGGCAGCCCAGTTGCCGGCGGGGAGACCAGGTCCAGCAACACCAGAGAAGTCGTCACCTGTTGTTGATGCGGGAAGGACACCAGCTCCAAGTGCAGGAATTGGTGTTCCTTCGGAGCCGGCAGCTGCCTTCATGTAGATGGCAGTGGTGTCACCGTCAACGCCGAAGTAGGTGTTGCCTGTAACATGCTTGGAAACCGCGGTAAAGGTAGTATTGGCGAGAATAGCAGCAGCGGCGAGATTGGTACCAGCCACTATATCGACATTGTTACCCAAGGGAATTTGGATACCTCTGGTCGCACCATTCGCATCTGTAGCGCTGATAGACGGGATAAAAGCACCACCAGCGGGATTTCCTGTTGGTCCAAGCAACATAATACCAGGACCACCGGCCCAAGCTAGGAACACTGGTGGAGCAGGTGCAACAGGCGCTGCTATGAACTGGGTTGCGCCAAAGACTTGTGCATCTCCGAAGAGAGCGGCCTCTGAGGTGGCCAAACCACGTACATCACTCTGAGCCGAGGCGTTGAAACCACGGGCACGGTAGGCAGAAAACTGCGGAATGGCAATGGCTGCCAAGATGCCGATGATCGCTACGACGATCAAGAGCTCAATCAGGGTAAAGCCTTCTTTGTTTCTTAACTTGTTTAACATTTTCTTCTCCTTTCCCTTTGGGATTGTTGCTGGACATGAACCTGCCAGGAATTATCCCGGCACATCAGGCAGCTATAAATTTTACTACTGCTGCTGCTAAAGATGTACCAATTGTTCACAGAAACATATATGTTGTAATTTCAAGGTGTTAATTTATAACTGCTTACCCTCTCAATGCCAAACATGGCAAAATGAAACATTTTACAGCTCCCAGAGTGACATTTTTCGTCAACTGCGTCAAGGCAATATTTGTCATTATTCCTCATCCATTCCGAATTTAGCCAAGCGATAACGGAAGGATCTAAAGGTCAATCCAAGGAGGGACGCCGCCTTGGTTTTAACCCCGTTGCTCTTTGTGAGGGCTTGCGTTAGAAACCGTTTCTCAATACTATCTAGATGGGCCTCAAGGTTAATACCTTCAGCAGAAAATTCAATATCGCCAGCAGCGGGCTCTGTCCTCTTATCGTTCAGCACCTGGCACGGCAAGGATACTTCAGTGATTGTCGTGTTTCCCAATACAAGACACCGCTCTACCAAGTTTTCCAATTCCCGAACATTTCCGGGGAAAGAGTAGTTCATGAGGGCCTTCAGAGCTTCTGGCGAGATGGCCCCAGCAGTGTCCGCGGATTGAGTAAGTTTGAAGTAAAAATGTTCCACGAGCGGCAGGATATCCTCTGTTCGTTCGCGCAATGGCGGCATGTTCACAGGCACTACATTTAATCGGTAGAACAGATCCTCGCGAAAAGAACCTTCTCTCACCTGCTGCTCCATATCACGGTTAGAAGCCGCTATTATTCTGACATCAGCCTTTAAGGCCGTTGCCCCTCCGACACGTCGATACTCCCGCTCTTGCAGGACACGCAGTAGCTTGGCCTGCAACTGCAGAGGTAGTTCCCCTATTTCGTCGAGAAAAAGCGTGCCGCCTTCCGCCTGCTCGAACAGGCCTGCTCTATCAGCTATGGCCCCAGTAAAGGAGCCTTTTTTATGTCCGAAGAGTTCAGCCTCAATGAGTGTTTCTGGAATGGCCCCGCAATTGACGGCAACAAAAGGCTTGCCGCTACGGGAGCTGTTGTAATGGATTGCCTTTGCCACAAGCTCTTTGCCTGTGCCGCTTTCACCTAAAATCAAAACATTAACTGTACTGGATGAAACCTTCTCGATCAGGTCATACAGTTCCCGCATTTTTTTGCTCTTGCCGATCAGACCACTGAAACCGTAGAGTTCCTGCACTTCGTGTTTCAATCGGCGGTTTTCCTTCTGCAGGCTGCTCTTCTCCAGAGCATTTTTTACCAGCACCTTCACTTCTTCAACTTTGAAAGGCTTGGCAATATAGTCATAGGCCCCTAGTTTCATTGCCTCCACTGCCTGCTCTGCCGTAGTATAGGCAGTAATCATTAAAACTGCCGTCTCAGGAGTAGTGCTCTTGATTCGCTCCAGGAGCTCCATCCCGTTAAGTCCAGGCATATTTACATCGGAAATAACCAGATCAAAGCCGCTGCTCTGAAGGAGACTTAAAGCGCAGGCAGCACTCTCACATTGTTGGACAGCGTACCCTTCTCTCTCAAGCAAGATCACGAGAAACTCTCGCATGCTCTGTTCATCATCAACAACCATGATAGTTGCAGCCATATTAATCCCCGCTATTCTTTATTTCTGCCGTTCCCCTACAGATTGGGGTAAGAAAACAGTAAATCTGGTACCTTGGTCTTGCTTACTGTCCACTAGGATAATCCCGCCATGGCTTTCAATGATTCTATATACCGTAGCCAAACCAAGGCCGGTACCATTAGCCTTGGTGGTAAAAAAAGGTTCGAAAACATTTTTTACATCCTGGGGGTTCATGCCCATACCGTTGTCTATAACCTCGATCTTTATCAGGTCACCGACAGAAATCCCGCTTGCCATATCACTGATAACTTCTGCTCTAACAGATATTTCGCCGCCACCAGGCATGGCTTCAGCTGCATTGACCAATAAATTCCAGAATACTTGTTTGCATTGCTGGAGATCAAAATCTATTTTTGTCCGTTTCGGAATGTGCATGTCTACGGAAATGCCTGTAAATCTATGATCAGCCTTCAGCAAAGATGTAAGGTCCTGGATTAATAATGCAAGATCTAAATGGATTTTTGCAGGAGGAGTGGGACGCGCATATTCAAGAAAATCTCGAATCAGCTCATTTAACCGATCTGTCTCACGCAGAACGATGCCAAGCAGTTGTTTGTCTTTGGCACAGGTGGCATCGCTCTGAGCAATTAATTGTACAGCACCGCTTATGGAAGCCAGTGGATTTCTTATTTCGTGGGCCATACGGGCAGAGAGCTCCCCGACGGCTGCAAGCCGATCAGCCCTTTTTAGTTTGGCTTCCATCTGCTTATACTGGGTCAGATCTTGAAAATCCAGTATGACACCCATCACAGAATCGTCTTTATCGGTCAGCGGCACAGATTTAAAGCCCAGTACCTTCTTTTTTCCAAATTTGTCGAAAAAATCAAGTTCGCCTTGTGTTGGCTCATGAAACTTTCCCATAAAAATAGCAAAATCGGGAATAATATCTACCAGTAAACGGTCATAAGCTTCATTTTGCTTGATGCCGGTCAATATCTCCGCATAAGGGTTGAAAACCCGGATTTTGCCGGCTTCGTTTATTGTCAGAAGGCCGCTGTTGAGCGTTGAGACTATTGAGCTGTTAAGCCTTTCCAGCTCTTCATAATCCACTACTTTGTCGTGAAGAGCAGTTTCACTTACCCTTGCACGTTCGGAGAGATGGCCGGCCAGGAATGCAGTCAAATAATACGCGGCTATGTTGAGGAAAACAGTATAGAAAATATAACGAATACCATACTGTTGAGCAGGGTACTGGCTCAAACCAAAAGGAATCAAGCTTCCGAAAAATTGCAGATCAATGATGCCGCCATAGAGAATGCCACACAACGATGCTGTA
This region of Geotalea daltonii FRC-32 genomic DNA includes:
- a CDS encoding MerR family transcriptional regulator; the protein is MLRFWETAFTDLNPKKSKSGQRLYSKEDLEVVKQIKQLLYNEKLTIDGARKRLGERINNLEAMGDENSRQVERLKQIIQHAVAQLQDLRNTM
- the pheS gene encoding phenylalanine--tRNA ligase subunit alpha, which encodes MREKLEALLSAATAELAHVATEDSLQDLRVKYLGKKGELTAVMKGLGSLSSEERPLIGQIVNKVKTELETRIDAAALQIREAGKAEKLRSERVDVTLPGRRLPVGTRHPITLITEEISDIFAGLGFLVAEGPEIEHDFYNFEALNFPKDHPARDMQDTFFISDTLLLRTHTSPVQVRTMLKQPPPVRIIAPGTVYRCDSDATHSPMFHQIEGLMVDKGITFGDLKGILTNFINQLFGKDTGVRLRPSFFPFTEPSAEVDIACVICKGKGCRVCKNTGWLEILGAGMVDPEVYRHVNYDAEAYTGFAFGMGIERIAMLKYGISDMRLLFENDLRFLKQF
- a CDS encoding integration host factor subunit alpha; translated protein: MTKADIVERIYEKVGFSKKESAELVETVFDLIKSTLEEGDKIKIAGFGNFVVKEKADRRGRNPQTGEEITISARKILTFKPSQVLKAAINNQ
- the pheT gene encoding phenylalanine--tRNA ligase subunit beta, translating into MIVTYNWLREFVDCDLPVAELSDLLTMLGLEVERVETVGAGMDDVVVAQVLEKNQHPNADKLSLCKVNNGAEILTIVCGAQNFKAGDKVALAQIGAVLPGEFKIKRSKIRGEESCGMLCSEKELGLAEESAGIMILSADLQLGMPVFSALGLKDTIFEIGLTPNRADCLSIIGIAREVAAKLGKKVKYPELRPVEGATAVTDITSVTIEAPELCPRYTARYVSGSKIGPSPQWMVNRLKAVGQRSINNVVDITNYVLMEYGHPLHAFDFKFLSKGKIVVRQAAEGEKFDTLDGQVRTLQSSDLTICDGDRAVALAGIMGGKNSEIADDTTDILIESAYFNPSAIRRTSKRLGLHTESSHRFERGTDVNILPIALDRAASLIVELAGGTLAKGVVDAYPQPVPERQVPVRVDRVNQVLGIKLSAADIKELFERLEFTVTKCDQGIMEVTVPSYRVDIEREIDLVEEVARLHGFENIPVTMPQARIFSETKSSYLTSAKTVKDLLVCQGLSEVINYSFFAPDAYDKILLAGDDYRRNTIQLLNPLSDEQSIMRTTLLPGLLETAARNASFRILNQRIFEMRRIYLPRHADEMPEEPPFVAGLLTGLRSAEGWNQAKTEVDFYDVKGILENIFAALDVSGYSFEVREPEPFYHPGKSAFIICNGDVIGSLGELHPTVQEAYGLEKPLFYFELNFEKLVECRREDHSVSAPSRFPDTYRDIALLVDDDVSAEAVVNCARKVKAAEIAQIEIFDLYKGSNIPAGQKSIAIRVRYSSKEKTLTDEEVNPVHQQVIQMLQQKLNASIR
- the infC gene encoding translation initiation factor IF-3: MAKPTVNINQAIRAKEVRVVGAESEQLGILPLREALALAESQQLDLVEVSPTAVPPVCRIMDYGKFKYQQSKKLQEAKKKQVQVQLKEVKLRPKTDEHDLQFKIKHVRRFLEEGNKAKITVVFRGREITHQELGMSALDNFASELQDIGIVEVKQKMEGRSMFIIVAPKTKTK
- the rplT gene encoding 50S ribosomal protein L20 — protein: MPRVKRGFKARQRRNKVLKLAKGYRGARSKLFRSATEAVDRALNYAFRDRRVKKRDFRALWITRINAAARINGISYSKLIHGLKQAKVEVDRKVMADLAVSDPRGFAEIVSLAKANA
- the rpmI gene encoding 50S ribosomal protein L35 — translated: MPKIKTHRGAAKRFSKTGTGKIKRSHAFTSHILTSKTRKNKRNLRKGAIVEAVDHKNIAKLIPYM